From one Mytilus edulis chromosome 1, xbMytEdul2.2, whole genome shotgun sequence genomic stretch:
- the LOC139524813 gene encoding dual serine/threonine and tyrosine protein kinase-like isoform X1: protein MAKMSGSFSIEKADDIFDLPDMMTGMKFLKQWGISTKGVKNTKGAIELLLENCKFREDVVRETIEMVTSGLKEAIVESKRNRDGLIRSFEEMLSIYRQLPTNHQASLNKVFPSLENTTNQKIKELRSNECAVLVAGESVAGKSSFINLLVGVDLLPTSQLSCSATFCELRYSSKKYAVCCTKEGKKTKIDISTPEGMEELKQQISYITDDVDDNENEKVEIYWPFDILEDGIVIVDTPGIGTSKEMTERIQQYLENAFGCIYVINSASAGGVQKGRIMDFLRTVMNLSEEKFNPQTTMFVCNKWEQVPTHDKDEVMKSNNYKLRQCYPDFRTDQVYYLSTDRAKQALPHGLILQDHKAILRGINKLLPASLENKHEAYYRWLSTVLKRTQFILKVSKYTRRENIENLKIQIQNIEKQMYNLQQNAKASIRKLQEEVQNEADGLHYKVINLLSSQDFLPKITQWEPSQCPQADKKWKKVSGSASEVIAQRLTQEINNWERRNGIKASIKDKIIGRFKRDFELMEDQINDIEGMFLGDETRILADLQKTIRGPRNKKDKMKGKCDKQNMVGIGGAVAVLGTLGKESKDVLKKYKRDNCHLKMTEVTNLYIQNILKSKELKENLSRFVQRYAKGIDKIAELIPDFLEADRQMLASLKVEAEQTKADSSPACLQSCISLQSGLDLFYVDSMMHVDYQLSDIDCNWDDKLGQGSFAEVFFGVLNSNDGSKHDVALKRSRDIIDKKSVTDILLEDRTMRDAKHENFIAYHGNALQRMKGGKTYWVMIMEYCAGSLKDVFVDNHSQYKIENPANCRTISEKESAFKEMSVFGVQLCQGLDYLHSKKLVHRDLKLENVLFTQKKIVKLTDVGLTKPEIDISGTMTGSPVYMAPEVLIPKGVYNKSADVYSLGIMIWEMWYGIDAADHIGPRIMKTIEADVTRADDPLRPLMNIHQKPDGEWIKLIERCWSPDSSKRPSAAEVLKFFKNV, encoded by the exons GTCACCAGTGGACTTAAAGAAGCTATAGTCGAGAGTAAGAGGAACAGGGATGGACTTATCAGGAGTTTTGAGGAGATGCTCAGTATATACAGACAGCTACCCACCAACCATCAAGCTAGTCTTAACAAAGTATTTCCTTCATTAGAAAACACAACAAATCAGAAGATAAAGGAACTTAGATCAAATGAATGTGCAGTTCTCGTAGCAG GAGAATCAGTTGCAGGCAAAAGTAGTTTTATAAACTTGCTGGTTGGTGTTGATTTATTGCCTACAAGTCAGCTGTCTTGTTCTGCAACATTTTGTGAGCTACGCTACAGCAGTAAAAAATATGCTGTGTGTTGTACAAAAGagggaaagaagacaaaaataGACATAAGTACCCCTGAGGGAATGGAGGAATTAAAACAACAGATATCCTACATCACTGATGACGTAGATGACAATGAAAATGAGAAAGTCGAAATTTATTGGCCATTTGATATTTTGGAA gaTGGAATTGTGATTGTTGACACTCCTGGTATTGGAACCAGCAAAGAAATGACAGAGAGAATACAACAGTACTTAGAAAATGCATTTGGTTGTATCTATGTTATCAACAGCGCATCTGCAGGGGGCGTACAAAAAGGAAGG ATAATGGATTTCCTCAGAACAGTGATGAATTTATCAGAGGAAAAATTTAATCCTCAGACAACTATGTTTGTATGTAATAAATGGGAACAAGTTCCTACCCATGACAAAGATGAGGTGATGAAAAGTAACAATTACAAATTACGGCAATGTTATCCAGATTTCAGAACAGATCAAGTATATTACCTGTCTACTGATAGA GCAAAACAAGCTCTACCTCATGGACTAATTCTCCAAGACCACAAAGCCATCTTGAGGGGAATTAATAAATTACTCCCAGCTAGTTTGGAAAATAAACATGAAGCATATTACCG ATGGCTTTCGACAGTTTTGAAAAGAACACAGTTCATACttaaagtttcaaaatatacacGGAGAGAAAATATTGAGAATTTGAAAATCCAAATTCAAAATATCGAAAAGCAAATGTACAATCTACAACAGAATGCCAAAGCAAGCATACGAAAACTGCAGGAAGAAGTCCAAAACGAGGCTGACGGGCTacattataaagttataaatctCCTTTCATCACAAGACTTCCTGCCAAAGATTACACAGTGGGAACCATCCCAATGTCCACAGGCggataaaaaatggaagaaagtGTCGGGTTCTGCCAGTGAAGTGATTGCTCAGAGACTTACACAGGAAATTAACAACTGGGAAAGACGTAATGGTATCAAAGCAAGCATCAAAGATAAAATAATCGGTCGATTCAAAAGAGATTTTGAATTAATGGAAGACCAAATAAATGATATAGAAG GTATGTTTCTTGGAGACGAAACACGAATCCTTGCAGACTTACAGAAAACAATAAGAGGACCGAGGAATAAGAAAGATAAAATGAAAGGTAAATGTGATAAACAAAACATGGTTGGAATTGGAGGAGCAGTTGCAGTTCTTGGAACACTAGGCAAAGAATCGAAAGACgttttaaagaaatacaaaagaGACAATTGTCATTTAAAAATGACAGAAGTTACCAATttgtatattcaaaatattttgaaaagtaaagAACTAAAAGAGAACTTATCTAGATTTGTACAGCGATACGCAAAAGGAATAGACAAAATTGCAGAACTTATTCCAGATTTTCTGGAGGCAGACAGACAGATGCTTGCTTCTTTAAAAGTTGAAGCCGAGCAAACAAAAGCAGATAGCAGTCCGGCTTGCTTACAGTCATGTATTAGTTTGCAGAGCGGTTTAGATTTATTTTACGTTGACTCTATGATGCATGTGGATTACCAATTATCCGATATAGATTGTAATTGGGACGATAAACTAGGTCAAGGATCATTTGCTGAGGTATTCTTTGGAGTACTTAACTCGAACGATGGAAGCAAACATGATGTTGCCCTTAAAAGAAGCAGAGACATTATTGACAAAAAATCAGTCACAGATATTCTCTTAGAAGATAGAACAATGAG AGATGCTAAGCATGAAAACTTTATAGCATATCATGGGAATGCACTGCAAAGAATGAAAGGAGGGAAGACATACTGGGTGATGATAATGGAATATTGTGCTGGTAGTTTAAAAGATGTTTTTGTGGACAATCACTCccaatacaaaatagaaaatccGGCCAATTGCAGAACCATTTCAGAGAAAGAATCTGCGTTTAAGGAAATGTCAGTATTTGGTGTACAACTGTGTCAAGGGCTAGACTACTTACACAGCAAGAAACTGGTTCATCGAGACCTTAAGCTAGAAAATGTATTG tTTACTCAAAAGAAGATAGTAAAGCTCACAGATGTTGGTTTGACAAAACCAGAGATAGACATATCTGGTACGATGACTGGATCTCCTGTCTACATGGCACCGGAAGTGCTTATTCCTAAAGGTGTTTACAACAAATCAGCCGATGTATACAGTTTGGGTATAATGATTTGGGAAATGTGGTATGGAATTGATGCAGCGGATCACATCGGACCAAGGATTATGAAAACAATCGAAGCAGATGTCACGAGAGCAGACGACCCATTACGTCCATTGATGAATATTCATCAGAAACCTGATGGGGAATGGATCAAGTTAATTGAACGTTGTTGGAGTCCCGATTCAAGTAAACGACCGTCGGCTGCAGAGgtgttgaaatttttcaaaaatgtttaa
- the LOC139524813 gene encoding dual serine/threonine and tyrosine protein kinase-like isoform X2: protein MSGEFKIVTADDIFRLPDVNTGMKILKTWGASIKGLKDKNSVQDALMQHWLSREETQREATDEVTSGLKEAIVESKRNRDGLIRSFEEMLSIYRQLPTNHQASLNKVFPSLENTTNQKIKELRSNECAVLVAGESVAGKSSFINLLVGVDLLPTSQLSCSATFCELRYSSKKYAVCCTKEGKKTKIDISTPEGMEELKQQISYITDDVDDNENEKVEIYWPFDILEDGIVIVDTPGIGTSKEMTERIQQYLENAFGCIYVINSASAGGVQKGRIMDFLRTVMNLSEEKFNPQTTMFVCNKWEQVPTHDKDEVMKSNNYKLRQCYPDFRTDQVYYLSTDRAKQALPHGLILQDHKAILRGINKLLPASLENKHEAYYRWLSTVLKRTQFILKVSKYTRRENIENLKIQIQNIEKQMYNLQQNAKASIRKLQEEVQNEADGLHYKVINLLSSQDFLPKITQWEPSQCPQADKKWKKVSGSASEVIAQRLTQEINNWERRNGIKASIKDKIIGRFKRDFELMEDQINDIEGMFLGDETRILADLQKTIRGPRNKKDKMKGKCDKQNMVGIGGAVAVLGTLGKESKDVLKKYKRDNCHLKMTEVTNLYIQNILKSKELKENLSRFVQRYAKGIDKIAELIPDFLEADRQMLASLKVEAEQTKADSSPACLQSCISLQSGLDLFYVDSMMHVDYQLSDIDCNWDDKLGQGSFAEVFFGVLNSNDGSKHDVALKRSRDIIDKKSVTDILLEDRTMRDAKHENFIAYHGNALQRMKGGKTYWVMIMEYCAGSLKDVFVDNHSQYKIENPANCRTISEKESAFKEMSVFGVQLCQGLDYLHSKKLVHRDLKLENVLFTQKKIVKLTDVGLTKPEIDISGTMTGSPVYMAPEVLIPKGVYNKSADVYSLGIMIWEMWYGIDAADHIGPRIMKTIEADVTRADDPLRPLMNIHQKPDGEWIKLIERCWSPDSSKRPSAAEVLKFFKNV, encoded by the exons GTCACCAGTGGACTTAAAGAAGCTATAGTCGAGAGTAAGAGGAACAGGGATGGACTTATCAGGAGTTTTGAGGAGATGCTCAGTATATACAGACAGCTACCCACCAACCATCAAGCTAGTCTTAACAAAGTATTTCCTTCATTAGAAAACACAACAAATCAGAAGATAAAGGAACTTAGATCAAATGAATGTGCAGTTCTCGTAGCAG GAGAATCAGTTGCAGGCAAAAGTAGTTTTATAAACTTGCTGGTTGGTGTTGATTTATTGCCTACAAGTCAGCTGTCTTGTTCTGCAACATTTTGTGAGCTACGCTACAGCAGTAAAAAATATGCTGTGTGTTGTACAAAAGagggaaagaagacaaaaataGACATAAGTACCCCTGAGGGAATGGAGGAATTAAAACAACAGATATCCTACATCACTGATGACGTAGATGACAATGAAAATGAGAAAGTCGAAATTTATTGGCCATTTGATATTTTGGAA gaTGGAATTGTGATTGTTGACACTCCTGGTATTGGAACCAGCAAAGAAATGACAGAGAGAATACAACAGTACTTAGAAAATGCATTTGGTTGTATCTATGTTATCAACAGCGCATCTGCAGGGGGCGTACAAAAAGGAAGG ATAATGGATTTCCTCAGAACAGTGATGAATTTATCAGAGGAAAAATTTAATCCTCAGACAACTATGTTTGTATGTAATAAATGGGAACAAGTTCCTACCCATGACAAAGATGAGGTGATGAAAAGTAACAATTACAAATTACGGCAATGTTATCCAGATTTCAGAACAGATCAAGTATATTACCTGTCTACTGATAGA GCAAAACAAGCTCTACCTCATGGACTAATTCTCCAAGACCACAAAGCCATCTTGAGGGGAATTAATAAATTACTCCCAGCTAGTTTGGAAAATAAACATGAAGCATATTACCG ATGGCTTTCGACAGTTTTGAAAAGAACACAGTTCATACttaaagtttcaaaatatacacGGAGAGAAAATATTGAGAATTTGAAAATCCAAATTCAAAATATCGAAAAGCAAATGTACAATCTACAACAGAATGCCAAAGCAAGCATACGAAAACTGCAGGAAGAAGTCCAAAACGAGGCTGACGGGCTacattataaagttataaatctCCTTTCATCACAAGACTTCCTGCCAAAGATTACACAGTGGGAACCATCCCAATGTCCACAGGCggataaaaaatggaagaaagtGTCGGGTTCTGCCAGTGAAGTGATTGCTCAGAGACTTACACAGGAAATTAACAACTGGGAAAGACGTAATGGTATCAAAGCAAGCATCAAAGATAAAATAATCGGTCGATTCAAAAGAGATTTTGAATTAATGGAAGACCAAATAAATGATATAGAAG GTATGTTTCTTGGAGACGAAACACGAATCCTTGCAGACTTACAGAAAACAATAAGAGGACCGAGGAATAAGAAAGATAAAATGAAAGGTAAATGTGATAAACAAAACATGGTTGGAATTGGAGGAGCAGTTGCAGTTCTTGGAACACTAGGCAAAGAATCGAAAGACgttttaaagaaatacaaaagaGACAATTGTCATTTAAAAATGACAGAAGTTACCAATttgtatattcaaaatattttgaaaagtaaagAACTAAAAGAGAACTTATCTAGATTTGTACAGCGATACGCAAAAGGAATAGACAAAATTGCAGAACTTATTCCAGATTTTCTGGAGGCAGACAGACAGATGCTTGCTTCTTTAAAAGTTGAAGCCGAGCAAACAAAAGCAGATAGCAGTCCGGCTTGCTTACAGTCATGTATTAGTTTGCAGAGCGGTTTAGATTTATTTTACGTTGACTCTATGATGCATGTGGATTACCAATTATCCGATATAGATTGTAATTGGGACGATAAACTAGGTCAAGGATCATTTGCTGAGGTATTCTTTGGAGTACTTAACTCGAACGATGGAAGCAAACATGATGTTGCCCTTAAAAGAAGCAGAGACATTATTGACAAAAAATCAGTCACAGATATTCTCTTAGAAGATAGAACAATGAG AGATGCTAAGCATGAAAACTTTATAGCATATCATGGGAATGCACTGCAAAGAATGAAAGGAGGGAAGACATACTGGGTGATGATAATGGAATATTGTGCTGGTAGTTTAAAAGATGTTTTTGTGGACAATCACTCccaatacaaaatagaaaatccGGCCAATTGCAGAACCATTTCAGAGAAAGAATCTGCGTTTAAGGAAATGTCAGTATTTGGTGTACAACTGTGTCAAGGGCTAGACTACTTACACAGCAAGAAACTGGTTCATCGAGACCTTAAGCTAGAAAATGTATTG tTTACTCAAAAGAAGATAGTAAAGCTCACAGATGTTGGTTTGACAAAACCAGAGATAGACATATCTGGTACGATGACTGGATCTCCTGTCTACATGGCACCGGAAGTGCTTATTCCTAAAGGTGTTTACAACAAATCAGCCGATGTATACAGTTTGGGTATAATGATTTGGGAAATGTGGTATGGAATTGATGCAGCGGATCACATCGGACCAAGGATTATGAAAACAATCGAAGCAGATGTCACGAGAGCAGACGACCCATTACGTCCATTGATGAATATTCATCAGAAACCTGATGGGGAATGGATCAAGTTAATTGAACGTTGTTGGAGTCCCGATTCAAGTAAACGACCGTCGGCTGCAGAGgtgttgaaatttttcaaaaatgtttaa
- the LOC139524786 gene encoding uncharacterized protein yields MASSFVKRASYHITSEEDIFKIPDVKTAMMLLKSWGLETKGLRTKDQALQRILDHWRTISDEQQKQSDEKINRYVKDSSEKLKSNIEKLVSKFESMIKFYKQLSLTHQKSICESYKNIEEIARSKIHNLKNSQSALVISGELGSGQTSFINLLLQSDILPVEEEGCTRTYCELKQGGEPKATLYSKDPSTMESKVTVLDMKDQTSKKTLNDFITSANEMIYHEKVTIEYPFEFLESGIHVLDIPDHIDTSIPLEDIISVLPPNVVFIYVLDFSKREHIETGKVEDFIAHVCRTSQHGFSYEDVMVVCNKCDVIPEEQLDDAKINARDQLLKTCPELKDDQIAFLSVKEEQRLEPSGIHSEDFQAVCKAIHNSFLKKMEQYLKKEYRWLSQVQKRALYILKVSKLNSNKTLEERREMMAQVEVRIEKLEKESRLIIGRLHEEVDMEIDRLYNKVVDYLNSTDLKSSMTVWLDDQCPKPDRKWKHLKCAAENSIVEKLREKLNEWEKSSAIKLKIQKQIINKFSEEVELMETHMKKIGAMLACGDSTAVVNLHRSFKHDSPVNLRSSPQSSTSKPQKDKNKLSDFVCGIGGFDKTVKKEIKPIFNKYKKETRTHLMFKATDIYLRCLIKNPQLKETVGKYIKRFSKDINKIAKMIPDLIAMDKRLMSSLESEVMETKETIHVIPENLRRCLVLQGELDLFYVYEMWQLDYRLRDLEWNEKRKLGTGSFANVYPGHLNTNGEKVEVAIKMFKDPLQTNNISELLLEDETLRELEHDNIIKYYGATILQKGSPQKTYWIMIMASCITNLKEIYLDKKSPLKEDIPCKQTKGTMEYEKAKTAMVHYVVQLCEGVSFLHGKKLVHRDLKLENILVTKNKEIKLTDVGLTKPEEDISGTFVGSPVYMAPEVHEQKSIYNRKADIYSLAMVLWEMWYGKSINDELDGKVRGRLSVEIRGGTRPMFTEDQKHTKPPDEWITFIGKCWAANPKFRPKAKLVAEFFKDSLLKTVHFV; encoded by the exons ATGGCAAGTAGCTTTGTCAAACGGGCAAGCTATCATATAACCAGCGAAGAGGATATATTTAAAATTCCAGATGTGAAAACTGCAATGATGTTATTGAAGTCATGGGGACTGGAAACAAAAGGACTTCGGACGAAAGACCAAGCTTTGCAGCGAATATTGGATCATTGGAGAACAATCTCCGATGAACAACAAAAACAATCAGATGAAAAG ATCAACAGATATGTCAAGGACTCGTCAGAGAAGTTgaaatcaaatattgaaaaactggtatcaaaatttgaaagcatgataaagttttataaacagttgTCGCTCACTCACCAGAAAAGCATTTGTGAATCATACAAGAATATCGAGGAAATAGCTCGAAGTAAAATACATAATCTGAAAAATAGCCAAAGTGCACTTGTTATTTCTG gTGAGCTCGGTTCAGGTCAGACAAGTTTTATAAATCTCTTGCTACAATCAGATATTCTACCAGTCGAAGAAGAAGGCTGTACAAGAACTTACTGTGAACTGAAACAAGGGGGTGAACCCAAGGCAACCTTGTACAGCAAAGACCCAAGTACTATGGAATCAAAGGTCACAGTACTTGATATGAAAGACCAAACAAGCAAAAAAACACTGAATGATTTTATAACTTCTGCAAACGAGATGATCTATCATGAAAAAGTAACAATAGAGTATCCTTTCGAGTTTTTAGAG AGTGGTATACATGTACTAGACATTCCTGATCATATTGACACTTCTATACCATTAGAAGATATTATATCAGTCCTGCCACCAAATGTAGTGTTCATCTATGTTTTAGATTTTTCTAAACGTGAACATATTGAGACAGGAAAG GTGGAAGATTTTATTGCGCATGTCTGCAGAACGTCTCAACATGGTTTCTCTTATGAAGACGTGATGGTCGTCTGCAATAAATGTGACGTCATCCCTGAAGAACAGCTAGATGACGCTAAGATAAATGCGAGAGATCAGTTATTAAAAACTTGTCCGGAACTGAAAGACGACCAGATTGCATTTCTGTCAGTGAAAGAG GAACAGCGCTTGGAACCAAGTGGTATACATAGTGAGGATTTCCAAGCAGTTTGCAAAGCTATTCACAATTCATTCTTAAAAAAGATggaacaatatttaaaaaaggagTACAG ATGGTTATCACAAGTACAAAAACGAGCCTTGTACATTTTAAAAGTGAGTAAGCTTAACAGTAATAAAACACTTGAAGAGAGAAGAGAAATGATGGCGCAAGTTGAAGTACGCATTGAAAAACTTGAAAAAGAATCTAGGTTGATAATTGGCAGACTCCACGAGGAAGTGGATATGGAAATCGACAGGCTTTATAATAAAGTAGTAGATTATCTGAATTCTACTGATTTAAAATCTAGTATGACAGTCTGGTTGGATGACCAGTGTCCAAAACCTGATAGAAAATGGAAGCATTTAAAATGTGCTGCCGAAAATAGCATTGTTGAAAAACTCCGAGAAAAACTAAATGAATGGGAAAAATCAAGTGCAATCAAactgaaaattcagaaacaaaTAATCAACAAATTTAGTGAAGAAGTGGAACTTATGGAAACCCATATGAAGAAAATTGGAG CAATGCTAGCATGTGGTGATTCAACGGCTGTGGTGAACCTGCATCGATCTTTCAAACATGACAGTCCGGTGAATCTGAGAAGTTCCCCTCAGTCATCTACAAGCAAACCTCAGAAAGACAAGAATAAACTCAGTGATTTTGTTTGTGGTATTGGAGGATTTGACAAAACTGTCAAGAAAGAGATCAAACCTATtttcaacaaatataaaaaagaaacacgTACACATCTTATGTTCAAAGCAACAGATATTTACCTAAGATGTTTAATAAAGAATCCACAACTTAAAGAAACTGTAGGGAAATATATAAAACGATTTTcgaaagatataaacaaaattgcCAAGATGATACCGGATTTGATAGCAATGGATAAACGATTGATGTCTTCATTAGAATCTGAAGTCAtggaaacaaaagaaactattcATGTTATTCCTGAAAATCTACGCAGATGCCTAGTCTTACAAGGGGAACTTGATTTATTCTATGTCTACGAAATGTGGCAATTGGATTACCGACTTCGGGATTTAGAATGGAATGAAAAGCGGAAATTAGGGACTGGAAGTTTTGCAAATGTTTATCCTGGTCACCTGAATACAAATGGAGAGAAAGTTGAAGTagccattaaaatgtttaaagacCCCCTCCAGACAAATAACATTTCAGAGTTGTTACTTGAAGATGAAACTCTAAG GGAGTTGGAGCATGACAACATTATCAAATATTACGGAGCTACAATTCTACAAAAGGGATCGCCACAGAAGACATATTGGATTATGATTATGGCTAGTTGCATCACAAACCTGAAAGAAATTTACCTTGACAAGAAATCTCCCCTGAAAGAAGACATCCCCTGCAAGCAGACTAAAGGAACAATGGAATATGAAAAGGCCAAGACTGCAATGGTTCATTATGTGGTCCAACTATGTGAAGGTGTATCCTTTCTTCATGGCAAGAAACTAGTACACAGAGacctaaaattagaaaatattttg GTAaccaaaaacaaagaaataaaacttACAGATGTTGGCCTAACAAAGCCAGAAGAAGATATTTCTGGAACATTCGTCGGTTCACCAGTTTATATGGCTCCAGAAGTACACGAGCAAAAATCAATTTACAACCGGAAAGCTGATATTTACAGTCTTGCAATGGTGTTGTGGGAAATGTGGTATGGCAAATCCATTAATGATGAACTGGACGGGAAAGTCAGAGGGAGGCTCTCTGTTGAAATAAGAGGAGGGACTCGTCCCATGTTTACAGAGGACCAAAAGCATACTAAACCACCGGATGAGTGGATAACATTTATAGGAAAATGCTGGGCTGCAAATCCGAAGTTCCGACCAAAAGCAAAACTGGTCGCAGAATTTTTCAAAGATTCGTTACTGAAAACTGTGCATTTTGTTTGA